One Arcobacter sp. F155 DNA window includes the following coding sequences:
- the hemL gene encoding glutamate-1-semialdehyde 2,1-aminomutase — protein MFEKSIEAYEEACQVIPGGVDSPVRAFKSVGGTPPFIEKGEGAYLVDVDGNKYLDFVQSWGPLIFGHCDEEIEEAVIETVKKGLSFGAPTILETELASEIVEMYENIDKVRFVSSGTEATMSAIRLARGVTGRNDIVKFEGCYHGHSDSLLVQAGSGMATFGSPSSPGVPADLTKHTLLCEYNNIESLRKCFEQSSDIACIIIEPIAGNMGLVPASEEFLIECRALCDKHGALLIFDEVMTGFRASLTGASGIVEPDADIITFGKVIGAGMPVGAFAASKEIMGHLSPDGAVYQAGTLSGNPVAMAAGLTSLRKLKSIPNLHTELNRKAVKLVEGLKEVASKNNIGLQVDTRGSMFGFFFADKMPRNFKEVSALCDFERFGKFHHEMIKKGFYFACSQYEAGFISTVMSDSMIDECIAAADEVMQNL, from the coding sequence ATGTTTGAAAAATCGATAGAAGCTTATGAAGAAGCTTGCCAAGTAATCCCTGGGGGTGTTGACTCACCAGTTAGAGCTTTTAAAAGCGTAGGGGGAACACCACCATTTATTGAAAAAGGTGAGGGTGCTTATTTAGTAGATGTAGATGGTAACAAATACTTAGACTTTGTTCAAAGTTGGGGACCACTAATATTCGGACATTGTGATGAAGAGATTGAAGAAGCAGTAATTGAAACAGTTAAAAAAGGTCTTTCTTTTGGTGCACCAACAATTTTAGAAACTGAATTAGCAAGTGAAATTGTTGAAATGTATGAGAATATTGACAAAGTAAGATTTGTAAGTTCTGGTACTGAAGCTACTATGTCTGCAATTAGATTAGCAAGAGGTGTAACTGGAAGAAATGATATTGTTAAGTTTGAGGGTTGTTACCATGGACACTCTGATTCTTTATTAGTTCAAGCAGGTTCAGGTATGGCTACATTTGGAAGCCCAAGTTCACCAGGTGTTCCAGCAGATTTAACAAAACATACACTTCTTTGTGAATATAACAACATAGAAAGCTTAAGAAAATGTTTTGAGCAATCAAGTGATATTGCTTGTATTATTATAGAGCCAATTGCAGGAAACATGGGATTAGTTCCAGCAAGTGAAGAGTTCTTAATTGAGTGTAGAGCACTTTGTGATAAACATGGGGCTTTATTAATTTTTGATGAAGTAATGACTGGATTTAGAGCTTCATTAACAGGAGCTAGTGGAATAGTTGAACCAGATGCAGATATCATTACTTTTGGTAAAGTAATTGGTGCTGGTATGCCTGTTGGTGCATTTGCAGCTTCTAAAGAAATCATGGGACATTTAAGTCCAGATGGTGCAGTTTACCAAGCAGGAACTTTAAGTGGAAACCCAGTTGCTATGGCAGCAGGACTTACAAGTTTAAGAAAATTAAAATCAATTCCAAACTTACATACAGAGTTAAATAGAAAAGCTGTTAAGTTAGTTGAAGGTTTAAAAGAAGTAGCAAGTAAAAACAATATCGGTCTTCAAGTTGATACAAGAGGTTCAATGTTTGGATTCTTCTTTGCAGATAAAATGCCAAGAAACTTTAAAGAAGTAAGTGCACTTTGTGATTTTGAAAGATTTGGTAAGTTCCACCATGAGATGATTAAAAAAGGTTTCTATTTTGCTTGTTCTCAATATGAAGCTGGATTTATCTCAACT
- a CDS encoding methylenetetrahydrofolate reductase, protein MLTDKIRNKENGILLYGITPPKVKHTEEEIKEIAKKHVERISSLNVDGLVLYDIQDESDRTDEKRPFPFIKTINPCEYSKNYLQDLKTPRIVYRAVGNYTAKQFATWLESTKATQVHSVFVGAASHEQQTNITLKEAYGIKKEVNDNLCLGGIAIPERHMKKHDEHLRVFSKQNSSCEYFITQCVYDVHAAKTFLTDYAKYAKENNIEPVPIIFTLTPCGSSKTLDFMKWLGINIPNYLEEDLKESGDILHDSVKLSRDIFEDLFKYGKKRGIPVGCNIESVAIRKAEIDASVELLEEIRQIIKDNK, encoded by the coding sequence ATGCTTACAGATAAGATTAGAAATAAAGAGAATGGAATATTATTATACGGAATTACACCGCCAAAAGTAAAACATACAGAAGAAGAGATAAAAGAGATTGCTAAAAAACATGTTGAAAGAATTTCAAGTCTAAATGTTGATGGTCTAGTTCTTTATGATATTCAAGATGAATCAGATAGAACAGATGAAAAAAGACCTTTTCCTTTTATTAAAACAATTAATCCTTGTGAGTACTCAAAAAACTATTTACAAGATTTAAAAACTCCAAGAATTGTTTATAGAGCAGTTGGTAATTATACTGCAAAGCAGTTTGCAACTTGGCTTGAAAGTACAAAGGCAACTCAAGTACACTCTGTATTTGTTGGAGCAGCAAGTCATGAGCAACAAACAAATATCACGTTAAAAGAAGCATATGGTATAAAAAAAGAGGTAAATGATAATCTTTGCCTTGGTGGAATTGCAATTCCAGAAAGACATATGAAAAAACATGATGAACACTTAAGAGTATTTTCTAAGCAAAATAGTTCGTGTGAGTATTTTATTACTCAGTGTGTTTATGATGTACATGCTGCAAAAACATTTTTAACAGACTATGCAAAATATGCAAAAGAAAATAATATTGAGCCTGTACCAATTATTTTTACGTTAACTCCTTGTGGTAGTTCTAAAACACTTGATTTTATGAAATGGTTAGGAATCAATATTCCAAACTATTTAGAAGAAGATTTAAAAGAGTCTGGTGATATTTTACATGATTCAGTAAAACTATCAAGGGATATTTTTGAAGACCTATTTAAATATGGTAAAAAAAGAGGTATTCCAGTTGGTTGTAATATTGAAAGTGTAGCTATTAGAAAAGCTGAAATTGATGCTTCAGTTGAACTATTAGAAGAAATCAGACAAATAATCAAAGATAATAAATAA
- a CDS encoding SOS response-associated peptidase, which produces MPGRLAIYDDISFKEDAKLLIKNDMIQTLNPRYNLPPTLPIPALLNNGNYLYTHFGYLPSWAKDKKGMNINARSESIFEKQTFRDSFRFRRCIIPINGFYEWKVEDKEKTPYFVKDIKNDYLALAGIWDEYFDIELNMKIVTVALITCDANEKLGKIHHRMPVVLEMKDFQGWLYSQNLKEINSLFNIYPNEKLELYEVSSNVNKVLFDESSCIKKVEQDKLGQLSLF; this is translated from the coding sequence ATGCCTGGTCGTTTAGCTATTTATGATGATATATCTTTTAAAGAAGATGCAAAGCTTCTTATAAAAAATGATATGATTCAAACCTTGAATCCAAGATATAACCTTCCTCCAACCCTTCCAATCCCTGCACTTTTAAACAATGGAAACTATTTATATACCCACTTTGGATATTTGCCTTCTTGGGCAAAAGATAAAAAAGGAATGAATATAAATGCAAGAAGTGAATCTATCTTTGAAAAGCAAACATTTAGGGATTCATTTAGATTTAGAAGATGTATTATTCCTATAAATGGTTTTTATGAGTGGAAAGTAGAAGATAAAGAGAAAACTCCGTACTTTGTAAAAGATATAAAAAATGACTATTTAGCCCTTGCAGGTATTTGGGATGAATATTTTGATATTGAGTTAAATATGAAAATAGTAACTGTTGCATTAATTACTTGTGATGCAAATGAGAAGTTAGGAAAAATTCACCACCGTATGCCAGTAGTATTAGAGATGAAAGATTTTCAAGGATGGCTTTATAGTCAAAACTTAAAAGAGATAAACTCTTTATTTAATATCTACCCTAATGAAAAACTAGAACTGTATGAAGTTTCTTCAAATGTAAACAAAGTTTTATTTGATGAAAGTTCATGCATAAAAAAAGTTGAACAAGATAAACTTGGTCAACTTTCTCTTTTTTAG
- a CDS encoding energy transducer TonB — protein MKLIILAFILSITLHFLFLTKIETPKEQMSDKPASSKKIDKSSVHFVKLQPKAQPKKQTKPKQEKVEPKKQDRPKKYKEVKLPKKEVAKREVIKKPKKVQKIPRPKVEAKPTFTKDIPKKTQREKDIEKRSLENFLLAEPVPLDKEMLDDITKSYINLYGEEYNSFTKVQKVFLQKNLKDIGRITQSYLRYPHIAVRTGQQGMNIVEFTLHPNGDITDLRISNTSGYSSLDENTVETIEYAYKDYPRPKTATKIKIYVYYKLY, from the coding sequence ATGAAACTTATTATACTAGCGTTTATTTTATCAATAACTCTTCACTTTTTATTTTTGACTAAAATCGAAACACCTAAAGAGCAGATGTCTGACAAACCTGCAAGCTCAAAAAAAATTGATAAATCTTCTGTGCACTTTGTAAAACTACAACCAAAAGCACAACCTAAAAAGCAAACAAAACCAAAACAAGAGAAAGTAGAACCTAAAAAACAAGATAGACCAAAAAAATATAAAGAAGTAAAACTACCTAAAAAAGAAGTTGCTAAAAGAGAGGTTATAAAAAAGCCTAAGAAAGTTCAAAAAATACCAAGACCAAAAGTTGAAGCAAAACCTACTTTCACTAAAGATATTCCTAAAAAAACACAAAGAGAAAAAGATATTGAAAAAAGGTCATTAGAGAATTTTTTACTTGCAGAACCAGTTCCTTTAGATAAAGAGATGCTTGATGATATAACTAAAAGCTACATCAATCTTTATGGGGAAGAGTACAACTCTTTTACAAAGGTTCAAAAAGTATTTTTACAAAAGAACTTAAAAGATATAGGAAGAATTACTCAAAGCTACTTAAGGTATCCACATATAGCAGTTCGTACTGGTCAACAAGGAATGAATATAGTTGAATTTACTCTTCATCCAAATGGTGATATTACAGATTTAAGAATTAGCAATACTTCTGGGTATTCAAGTTTAGATGAAAATACAGTGGAAACAATTGAGTATGCATACAAAGATTATCCAAGACCCAAAACAGCTACAAAAATAAAAATATACGTTTACTACAAGTTGTATTAA